One Saccharomyces eubayanus strain FM1318 chromosome XVI, whole genome shotgun sequence DNA segment encodes these proteins:
- the USV1 gene encoding Usv1p — protein MPAAIRQENREMGTATNRTAGSILNGGSTSAVAASTPKRTKSARRKTFKCTGYDGCAMSFTRAEHLARHIRKHTGEKPFQCPACLKFFSRVDNLKQHRESVHAHKQLHPADPHQRKPSSSSMSSSSSASSSSASSSTSYSDHPSRKTNTAGTSIGMMAENERPPQIIHSPPEFITNARSIPPISPGATYSAQQQYFGATSPQHQQPPAAFYYPSHPAALDSYYQYPLPSNSTAVNYLPSMQVQYPLNVNPNAAGPPPAEVMLSSLPPRSVPNVSFKHPDSADFQARRIMDNYNFRSNNTTNTTNNSFPAPYCAPNLGTEAKPVIFQQHHQPFQQQSYDNNPNESIKKAGNDKGKIPSDDDNNDGKKRLETLTDSDLLINTNKKRLSVDYILT, from the coding sequence ATGCCTGCTGCTATAAGACAAGAAAACCGCGAGATGGGAACCGCAACGAACCGAACTGCTGGCAGTATTCTTAACGGTGGTAGTACCAGCGCTGTAGCGGCGTCTACGCCGAAGAGAACCAAGAGTGCTCGAAGGAAGACGTTCAAGTGCACAGGGTACGACGGGTGTGCGATGTCCTTCACTAGGGCGGAGCATCTTGCACGTCACATAAGAAAACACACGGGGGAAAAGCCGTTCCAGTGTCCTGCGTGTTTGAAGTTCTTCAGTAGAGTCGACAATCTGAAGCAGCACCGGGAGTCGGTGCACGCACATAAACAACTCCATCCTGCGGACCCACATCAGCGGAAACCGTCGTCTTCGTCTATGtcctcgtcttcttctgcgtcttcttcgtcggCGTCCTCTTCCACCTCATATTCGGACCATCCTTCCAGGAAAACTAATACCGCCGGCACCAGTATAGGAATGATGGCGGAGAACGAGAGGCCGCCGCAAATCATTCATTCTCCGCCGGAGTTCATCACTAACGCGAGAAGCATCCCGCCCATCTCACCAGGTGCCACCTACAGCGCGCAACAGCAGTATTTCGGCGCTACTTCTCCGCAACATCAACAGCCGCCGGCGGCCTTCTACTACCCGTCCCACCCGGCCGCCTTAGACAGCTACTACCAGTATCCGCTTCCCAGCAACAGCACTGCTGTTAATTACCTGCCCTCTATGCAGGTGCAATACCCGCTGAACGTGAACCCGAATGCAGCGGGTCCTCCGCCCGCAGAGGTAATGCTATCGTCTTTGCCTCCGAGATCTGTACCAAATGTATCTTTTAAACATCCTGACTCGGCCGATTTCCAGGCTCGCAGAATCATGGATAACTATAATTTCAGATCAAATAATACTACTAATACCACTAATAATTCATTTCCTGCGCCATATTGTGCACCAAACCTGGGCACCGAAGCAAAACCAGTAATTTTCCAACAGCATCACCAACCATTCCAACAGCAATCGTATGACAACAACCCTAATGAAAGCATAAAGAAAGCCGGCAACGACAAGGGCAAAATCCCCTCTGACGACGACAATAATGACGGCAAAAAGAGGCTGGAGACTCTAACAGACTCGGACCTTTTGATCAATaccaacaagaaaagactcAGCGTCGATTACATACTGACATAA
- the CET1 gene encoding polynucleotide 5'-phosphatase, producing the protein MSYTDNPPQTKRALSLDDLVNHDENGKAKLQKLNEAADATAQPRIGRDEETSSNQVLAATETGKANIDHGPHPVRPKQRKSPGDDEETDTDDDVGTTGEINFDTGMDFDYDKQHRGLSPNGLPLTDAATDAEDKLEKSSNITTLPNVKTDNEREIPKKINDGNTGNNNTGQMQPQDQKKFEEKPGRNGIKMEEEKNTAVNNIFEEKATLQSKKNNIKKDLEVLNEISASSKPSKYKNVPIWAQKWKPTIKALQSIDVKDLKIDPSFLNIIPDDDLTKSVQDWIYATIYSIAPELRSFIELEMKFGLIIDAKGPDRVNPPVSSQTVFTDQDAHLTPTIDESLFKELSKYIRGISEVSENIGKFSIIESQTRDSVYRVGLSTQRPRFLRMSTDIQTGRVGQFIEKRHVAQLLLYSPKDSYDVKISLNLELPVPENDPPEKYKSQSPISERTKDRISYIHNDSCTRIDITKVDNHNKGPKSRQSETTHEVELEINTPALLNAFDNITNDSKEYASLIRTFLNNGTIVRRKLSSLSYEIFEGSKKVM; encoded by the coding sequence ATGAGTTATACTGACAATCCTCCTCAAACAAAGAGAGCTTTATCGTTAGATGATTTGGTCAATCACGATGAGAACGGAAAGGCTAAACTACAAAAACTAAACGAAGCGGCTGACGCGACCGCACAACCACGTATCGGCAGGGATGAAGAAACTAGTTCGAACCAAGTCCTTGCAGCAACTGAAACTGGTAAGGCTAATATAGATCACGGGCCCCACCCAGTAAGACCCAAACAACGCAAGTCACCGggcgatgatgaagaaaccGACACGGATGATGATGTGGGTACGACTGGGGAGATTAACTTCGATACAGGAATGGATTTTGATTACGACAAACAACATAGAGGCCTTTCCCCCAATGGTTTACCTCTCACAGATGCAGCCACTGACGCCGAGGataaattagaaaaatcttccaaTATTACGACACTTCCTAATGTGAAAACAGACAATGAAAGGGAAATACCGAAAAAAATCAACGACGGGAACACTGGAAACAATAACACAGGCCAAATGCAACCACAGGACCAGaagaaatttgaagagaagCCAGGAAGAAATGGAATTAAgatggaagaagaaaaaaacacagCGGTcaacaatatttttgaagaaaaagctaCCTTAcaatccaagaaaaacaacatTAAAAAGGATTTAGAAGTACTAAATGAAATATCTGCATCCTCGAAGCCCAGCAAATATAAAAACGTTCCAATTTGGGCACAAAAATGGAAACCCACTATCAAAGCTTTACAAAGTATAGATGTGAAAGATCTCAAGATTGACCCATCTTTCTTAAACATTATTCCCGATGATGATTTAACGAAGTCAGTACAGGATTGGATCTATGCCACGATATATTCCATTGCGCCCGAACTGAGATCATTCATCGAATTAGAGATGAAATTTGGCCTTATCATTGATGCGAAGGGCCCAGATCGTGTAAATCCACCTGTTTCTTCGCAAACTGTTTTCACTGACCAGGATGCTCACCTAACCCCAACTATCGACGAGTCTCTGTTCAAAGAACTGAGTAAGTATATCCGTGGTATCAGTGAAGTCAGTGAGAATATTGGTAAGTTCAGTATTATTGAATCTCAAACAAGAGATTCGGTATATAGAGTCGGATTATCCACACAAAGACCAAGGTTCTTGAGAATGAGCACTGATATTCAAACAGGTAGAGTGGGGCAATTTATAGAGAAACGACATGTGGCCCAACTGTTATTATATTCCCCAAAGGATAGTTACGACGTTAAgatttctttgaacttAGAACTACCTGTACCTGAAAATGACCCACCAGAGAAATATAAATCACAAAGTCCGATCAgtgaaagaacaaaagaccGTATAAGTTACATTCACAATGATTCTTGTACAAGAATTGATATTACCAAAGTGGATAACCATAATAAAGGTCCAAAAAGTAGACAGTCGGAAACTACTCACGAAGTCGAATTGGAAATCAACACGCCCGCATTGTTGAACGCTTTTGACAATATAACCAATGATAGTAAAGAATACGCATCTCTCATCAGGACGTTTCTAAATAATGGTACAATTGTCAGAAGAAAGttatcttctttatcatatgaaatttttgaggGTTCAAAGAAGGTTATGTGA